ACTTTTCGCGCGGTCACACTAATTGATCATATGGTGAGGCGGCTATCAAGCACTTGTTGCTCGACCGCGCTTTCAGTCGGACGTGTTTTTTCTGTGGTTTGTTCGCGTCGGTCCGTCTTATCTGCGCTGCGCTGGCACTTCGTTGGAGTGAGGGAGACGGAGGAGCTGAGCGGTACGGTACACGACGTCGCGCATGACGCGGCGCCctggaaaattgcattttcgtACGCTTCGAGAGGGTAATTTGCCCGAAATGCTGGCCAATTTGTTGGCCTGAACGCCACGGGCGTGTGTGAGAAAAGTGCGTAGAAatcgttttgtttgcttgtgctgctgctgcgctgcgACTTCGCTGCTAGAGTGTGTTCCAATTGTTGACGTTTCGCATGCTGTATCTCTTTCTCATAACCGGAATTGTTTGCCGCTGCTTTTGCCGACGTCGCGACGTCGCTGCCACggcattgttattgttattgtgtGCTGATTTTGCCGCTCTTCTTATTCTTCCTCGCTGTATTCCCACTTATTCTTATTCTCTCTCTTTTCCTCGGCTGAGTGCGCGCACTCAAGgtgaaaatatatacagtTCTTTCGAGTGCCCGCGagtgtttacatttttataaaataaatataaagtcaAATTCGATTTATGATCGTCGTCTATTGTCGGATGATTCAATACCAATCTCAATACATTGCCGCATTTCTACAAGGGATATTTTCACATTCTGCGGTGAGTATTCCACGACAACGATAACCTGTTGCCAATCGAGCACAGTTACTGGTTTTTCTGGTTCCCAAAGGGCTTGCCGCCCATTTAAGTAGGTCATAAGGCAGTAAGCCTATCGAGAACACACCGATAGGCTAATTACCGCGATAGCTATTATCTAGCAGTCACGGCCTCGCTTTTcggtttgatttgattttgatttcgctCTTGCCTCCGCTTTCGCAGAATAATTGAAAGTATATCAAAGCGAAAGGGCAAGAAATCCGCTGAGATTCAATTACgttgcagtggcagttgcaaGACGAGGCCGCAACCACTTCTTTCTTactcaaaaagaaaaataaaggaaaaaatataaatccaACTGATTTATCAGGGGATAGAGGCGGCCCTGCACTGTGCTCTAAAAGTCGGGAGATAAATATCATATTAAATATACTATCAATAGATCAATCTTTAGTGTTTCATACCAGAAATAAACAACATATACATACCAGAAGAACcataaactaaatatttttcactttataaCTCCAGTCataaactacaaaaaatatggGGGGCAGTGCCTAGCCTTTTTGGAATTATAATAGAGGGTGGCTAACGTAACCCAATACAAAAAAGTCAAACCAAATATCTTTCTACGTtctatatttattcattttcgGCCGAAAAAGTGGTAAATTTTCCCACAGTGCACTGGATATGGTTTTCAAAGTAGCATACTTACAGAACTGTATTTTGGGATTCACATTTGTATATGTTACTTAGCCAAGCTAAATAAATCCTTAACTAAATCGGTCATAACTACCAAAATTCTAATGTTGATTTCAACTAAAACATTTCTATATACCTAATgcttaaaaaattgttttgtggTGATTAGGGTTGCTTGTTGTTATACGAAAACtgtttaaatgaatttatttaagaaatatataataaatatataaatataattaagaaATGACTAAGCAATATAGTCatacttttaatttgcatttgttcaTAGTAATATCACTGTTTTATACCCGTCACTCGGTGGTAAGGAAAAGGGGTATACCGGAGTCGTTgcaaaatatgtaacaggcagaaggaaacgttttATATGGGgtttttaaggttttttttcAATAATGACATCTGTCGAGTGCTTTATGTTTAGTTTGGTTTGGCAATTCACGATGAATAGGTTAACAGCTGAGCAGCGATACCAAATAGTTGAATTTTTATTCGAAAATCAGAAGTAGTCTGTGAAAGTTCACCGCTTGCTTCGCTCGTTTTGTGGTGCTCCTGATCGGCCATCAATTCAGACTGTGCGCAATACTATCGTGTAGTTTCGCACCCAATTCACTATTTTGGACCTCCGGCCACCGACTAGACTTCGCAGAGTGcgcactaaaaaaaatattgcgGCGGTTGAGGCCAGTGTAACAGAAGTCCCAAAAGCACCAATTCGTCACCGTGCGCAGAAGTTACAGTTCTGCCCATCGACATAGTGAAAAATCATTCGCAAATATTTGGGTCTCAAGCCATACAAAATTCAGCTTGATGCTTGAAAAAGTGGTCGAAAAACTCACGTGGCGGTCGTTTGCCTGAAGTTATATTCAAACATTAATGCCATCGAATTATCTTTGTAACAAAAAAATCTGCTCTCTACCGTACCGTAACctgtgaattttttttttcaattttaaaacataaagctccgaaaaaaaagagaaaatgcGACTAGAGCATTACGctatgagtaacgggtataaacacactgtatattcttgatcaagcCGTTACCGTGTTCGTACCTCTGGACGTCCATATGAATGTCAAGGtttcaggaactataaaagctagaaagttaagattcTAGTGACTGATTATGATGTGCGTGTTTGATTTACAAACACTTagattttagattttttttaaattaatcaatttttatacccgcagattaaaagggtatactagattcgttgacAGGTATGTAACAGAtagaaagaagcgtttccgaccatataatatattcttgatttcTTGAAATTCTTGATTCTtgaaattttttgatatttttcattttttgcgACGCatactctaacgcccataaaccgccaaaaactgtaagGGCTGAATTCTCTCCTACGCACTTCCATTagcttagtaacgggtatcagatagtcgggggtCCCAAGTGGAGGGTCAACAAATTGGACATGTTGAGCCTGCTGCATAGGTTGATTTTCATTTAACTGCCTGGGTTAAAAATATTGCCTTTTATGGCAAAAGTGCTCTTTGgcctcattttttttttttttgaattggCACTTGGGTTCTTCTGGGTTTTCATTTAATCATGATTGGGTTAAtggttaaattattttcacaaTATAATATATGCATTGTCCAACAAATTACTTTCTTATAAAAGTGGAGGGACAAATAGATAGTAAGTTTCGTTTATTAAAGATAACTAGTCAATTAAGAAGTAATTTGCAAGTTGTTTGATCAACAGGCTAGAAAATTTACATATTCCTATTTTGAAACGCTAGTGCGCAACAGTATTTAAttgtagttttatttttttgggcaGTTATTAAATAAGAAAGTTGGCACTTAACAGCTATATCCTTTTTAATAACAAGCACCTAAAATGAAATCAATCATTATTTGAAAACCTAAAAAATGTGCAGAATGATTTTGTTATTCATATGAAGTTGAAACCCCTGTTTTAACtcaatttatacaaaatgtgCAAAGCCCACTTGGCTGCAATTAAAGAGAGTGTTTGTGTTCGGATGCAGAGGTCGGGTGTTATCAATGAAGCGGACTGAATGAGGAGCCGAGTGCTGTCATCAGCGCCAGTCGAGTGTCAGTGTGTGcctgtgtatctgtgtgctgCAGGTTTTTTTCTGCCCAGGTGAGCCGAGGTCTCTTAGCTTTTCAATAGCTTTGAGCCACCAGACAGGGCCCAGACCTTTATTGAAAGGCCGAATTGCTGAAAAGGACGTTCAGCACGTGTGCCCTGCTCCTCATTACTCATGATAAATGATTCTTAAAGGATTCTTACTTTACCCGCACTTCCCCGTTCTGCTGCTCTCATATTCTATTAATCCCCATAAATAGTTGATTAGACCTCCACAGTTTAAAAGCTTCCAGCATACATATGGCTGAACAGCGCACAAAATTTCCCCAAGGAAATGTGctactttcttttttgttgaAGCTAACACAATTCccaaattaaacatttaatatatACTGTCAGCTATGTGTAAAATAAATCGTATATATCTCATTAGACACGGGTTATACTTTCGACAAGGTTTCTTATGAATTTCACACTTCGATTTGCTCGCCATTCGAATTTTTGCACGTCCATTGATACAGCAGGTATTAGGGTATTCGCGATGTAACGTCgccattttaaatgtaattgaatttaatatttgctttataAATTAACGATTAGAATTAAAACATTAGTTGTAACATATACAAGGGACGTGAAATCTATCGAAAGGTTTTGAACTTATGTAAATCGAAAATATTTAGCAATATAAACAGGCAGATTACTGGTTCTGTGAGATTTATAGGCTAAGTATTGcatgtttattgcatttaCATGCAGAAACTATAACACCTTACGATTTGAAAGGGCATTCTAACTTCTGCAGAGCCTCAGTGAGGATTTCCCTCGTGAAAATTTTCCTTGTGAGATTTTCCCTCGTTTGTTCAACTATTTAACATAGCGAACGTGCTACGTCcggcattttatttaattttcgtgTTGGTGCAGAGTGTGCGGGGATTGCAGATTGCTGGTGTGGTGCTGGTGCATAGGGATTTGTGTGACGAGGAGGACGGAGCAGTTGGGGGAACcgggggcgggggcggtggTTTCACCAGCTCCAGTGTAATTCGAACTGGCAAGCTCGGCGGCGGCTCGCATTTGATCATGCCTCGTTAAAATACTTGCAGCGGTTTTCGAACTTGGGATCCAGCGACACGCAGGTAGCGGTTCCAAACAGCAAAAGTTGCCAATGAACATGCAACCACAATAGGGGTTCAGATTGTTTGACTCCGCCGTAAATCGGTTAGAGCTCAATTGGGACTATATTGATCGGTTCGCCGAGCGAATGGCCGAGTAATTTCTCCCGCTGGCCAATTcaagataatttaatttgccctCCGTAGACGGGAATTGTTTTATGTGCGATCCGACAGGCAGAAAAACTCTCCAAGGACTCGACCGCAGACAAAAGCTTCGATAAAAAGGTCCAAAACTTTGAGCCAAACACTGTCGCCCTTAGCCCTTCGCCCGCCTCGTTCGCATTCACGCCCTGTTTCTATGACCTTTATCCCTTTAGCTTCTGCCCATGCCAATTCAGTCCTGCCACTTTTCCATTTAACGGGAAACCCATCTGAGCCAATAAGCAAGTCGAAGAAGTCCCTTCTCCGCCTGGCAGCTCCGACATTCGTGGCCCATTGTGTGCGATTcccattttatattttgtgtaCTTTGCAGCATCTCTTCGTAGGCAATTTTCGGGGGCATTTTTCACACACGAATTGCCAAACAGATGTACGAAAGCGTGTTGGATCTTTCAATGCACGATTTTAAGCATTGCACATTGATGTTGCTCACTACCCCGAATTTCCCATTCGGGTAATCGTTGGTAAGGTGCCTAATGCCCAACAATTCGATGGGCTTGAAAAACTATTTGGATTTAGGACAAAGGAAAGGATTCAAGAAATATTCTTATTTGCTCAACGGACTTTCGAGTTCTTTGGGAGTATTTATATCTCGCTTCTGAGGATGAGGTTTAGATGTAAGATGTTTCCTATCAAATACCCCttatattaacaatttttcaaataactgtgttaaatatacatttaccgtatatattatattagaTTATCTTATGGTAACGAATTACCATACTGACCATAACTCATTTATGCTCAAATAACTTAGTTATGCTTAAATATTAGGTAGGTGTCAATTAAAAGTCAAAAAGTCAACTAATTGACAAAAATAGGATAATTCTAATGAGTACAAAGTCAATTATTAGAGTGAATATCTTGAAATCtttaatcaaaaattaaacaagtaTAGGGAAAGTTTTCCCTCCAGCTCAACTATAGTCGTAATCGTAAATGGGGTCCCTCTCTGTGGTGGTCACATTAGTCTCTATAAGACGGAGCTGCACCTTATCCATAAGGGGGGCAAAGGCATACACACTTAGGATGAATATGAGGAACCCCGTGATGATGAGCAGGACGCAAACGACGACGGAACACACGATACACTGGGCTGTCTGGACGGAATCCATGACAAAATGGCGCGACCACGCCTCAACTGGCAGTGCCGCCACACTAAAAACTACTTGGGGTCGTATGTGGACTTTAGGTCTTGTCCTAATACACATTGCTTTAATTTACCACCGTGGATGTTCATCCCGCATATCCATTTCTTCAGTCCTTGCCTTTGTTGAGATTTCGGGGCATTTAACCAAGTAGTGGTTGGCTATGGCGAGTTAAGTTATGCAAACACTTTGTGTGCCACTCCTTCGGGATGCTTTGCTTTCTCTATTCTTTTtgcgcgcacacacactcacacactcacacaaagaGGAAACTTTTATCCCACGCAcacggtacgaacttttatCCCTTTGTTTCACTGGCAATTTTCGGTTGTTTTAAACTGGGTAGAACTAGCGTTAATTCCGTTATTTCTGTTAATTTCGATTCTCTGACATATTTCGCCCAGGCTTAGCTTTCCGTATCGGATTTCACTGGCCCTGCATCAAATTTCGCGTACGTACCGTGGCACCAGACAGCAAGAGCtgtgttgcctacttttcgACGCTCGCTCAACGCGTCGCCTggctttttcgcttttccttccTAGCTTTTCCGGGGCTGCAAAGGACAACGTGGTGCTTTGCGCGCTGCTCGACTACTGAAAAGGCTCCTAGGCTCCCCTAAAAATCCCTAACTTTTGGGCTTTAAGCTCCCCGAGTGAGCTTTCCAAGCTGGTGCAAAGCTAAGCCACGCCTGCGCAGTCTCATGTAAACAAACGCTCTGCCAGGAGAGCGGCTCTCTGCCTCTGTCTCCCTCTGTCTCGCAGCTGTTTGGCGGCGCACGCGATTGCGGTCAGCTGACTGCCACCGCCCGCTGCGTCGCTGCTACAAAACCAGCAACGACATCGACGTCTGCATCTGTTTGCATGCCAACCACTTGTGGCTGTTTGCTGCGTTGTTTGGCTTTTCCCACGCATGTGACTGAGCCCAAGCTTTTCCTATTTGTTTGACCGTTAGACGCTGATTTACGCACCGGTTAGTCGGTTAACTGATGGCTTTTAGAGCCGTTTGCAATCGTCTGACTGGCTTATATCGCCCAAATTGACAGGCCGATAGCGAACAATCCTCATCCTCATAAGACAATAAATTTGATTACGAAAGTGAGCTAGGTCAGTCCGttggcaataaaattataatgggcaaactgaaaaaaaacaacgttagggcgttagagtgggcgtggcagcatgggtcaacaaacttgcactgcgtctatgtctcttgAAACTGTAAACTTAAGCTCAACTCTCTAGTTTCCATAGTTCCTGAGAACACGACGTTcacagacggacagacggacatgaaaaaatgtcaaaacatttttcaaaagtgtgggcgttagagtgggcgtggcaacatgaatcgacaaacttgcgctgcttctatgtttctggagtctgtatgctaaatctcaactttctagctttttgtagttccttagatctcgacgttcatacggacgtacagacggacggacagacgaacatggccagatcgactcggcttttgattctgatcaggaatatatatactttatatggtcggaaacgcttccttcggcctgttacatacttttcaacaaattaagTATACCATTTgattctacgagtaacgggtataacttttaaatgtattatcAGTTAATGAAGGCTAACATAAAATTAAGAAACCGGTTATAAgtctaaaaaaattaatgttattaCATGAGGTGTAAGGATAAGTTATTTTTACGCAGCAGCTTAGACTTATAGATAATACACGATATTTGGTCGGGAATTATACTCGTAAACTTGTGTGGTCATAAGTGGTATTTATTCTGAAGAAAACATAATAACCTGAAACTAACATAGCAGGCtaacttttattttgtgttaATAACCAACGCATTAGCTTTGGCAGACCGAATCCCTTTACTGCCAGGCCACACTCAtctaaataaaacaaattttaagaaatGCTCGCAATAGCTACCCAAACGGTGTATTGTTGGAGCCCAGTTTTCGTTGGAGCTGAAAGCGAAAGCCGCACCGACGACCTTGACCTGGTGGAGAATTCGCAATAATGCGCTTTtgcaaaaagggaaatccAAAGCCAAATATGCACAACCCATGTTAAGCAAATGCATTCAAGTGGAGGCACAAAGAAGGGTTTATCAAATGTCCCACTACTAACCCAGCTAATTCGCAGCGCTGATGCGTAAAGCATGTCAAAGGGGCGCGGAAAGGGTTGGCCTAAGGAGAAGCCATAGCCATGAATGAAAAGAAAAGTTGAGCGAAAGTGGACCGGATTCCACTCGAAATGAGAGcggaaaagaggaaaagcggaaaagcttCTGCAAGCTCAGGGCCAGCTTTTTGGTCTGATTGCGGCGAACTTGGGCCAACATTTTCGCTCCAGCGCTCGGTGTTCGCAGACCGTTTTCGTTTCTCAAAGAATCGCCCCCAGAATCCCCAAAATTAATCATCCCAGCTTGCTTTTTATTAAAGCTCCacgttttcttttgtttacgAGATGtccaaatattaaaaagagAGTGTATGTGCTTGTGGGCCACTTGGTGATTGGTGAGGATGAAAATGTGCAcctggaaaaacaaaacccacGGAAACCTGGCTGTCCCAGCTTCcgcatatataaaaaaaaaaacgaaaaataggCAAAATACCTCACACATACTGAGGGCCCTGTGTGTGTATCCACATTTTGAGTGTGATTTTGATTAAAGCGCTTGTTGTCCTATAAGTTTTGAGTAAATTCGATTTAATTGCCGAGCACCCGTGGTCAATGGCGGGCCACGGATTTGGTTTATTGTGATTAAAACGTAATTGCTTTGTTGGCAAACAGATTATGGCGTCATCTGTAGAATGTGAAAATCCTCCGCGCCCCAAGAATCAATTCATTGAAATGGCTGACGAGGTGGCACAGCCGCCTCCCTTTCATCCGAATTCCATGGTCCTTGTCGTAAAAGGTGGAGGTTCTTGTTTCCTGCCTTCGCTCAGCTGCTTCCTTCCATCACTACTAACGAGATGATCATATATGAGCAGATGGGTGTGCCACGCTGGTCTGACAGCCGGATAACGTTGAAGTTATAAATTTCTCATTTCCTCAGGATAAGTAGTGTTTTTGGCAGAATTCTCGAGGTTGTAATCCCTGTGTTAACTGAAGCTTGGGACGGAATTTCGGTAATTGTTATGTCAATCAATCAATAACCTGGGACCACACAGCAATCAAATGGGTTCTTCCCTCAAGCATGTGTTCTGCTTATTAGTATGCTCATAAAGTTTCCACATAAACCGATCTAATCACCAGAGACCAATATAttgaaacaataacaaatgaGGAATAAATAAGTCGTTGCAATATTCCAGAAAGAAGATAGCCGGCccagaaataaacaaataagtaa
This genomic stretch from Drosophila yakuba strain Tai18E2 chromosome 3R, Prin_Dyak_Tai18E2_2.1, whole genome shotgun sequence harbors:
- the LOC120321953 gene encoding uncharacterized protein LOC120321953 isoform X1 → MNIHGVVFSVAALPVEAWSRHFVMDSVQTAQCIVCSVVVCVLLIITGFLIFILSVYAFAPLMDKVQLRLIETNVTTTERDPIYDYDYS
- the LOC120321953 gene encoding uncharacterized protein LOC120321953 isoform X2; amino-acid sequence: MNIHGVFSVAALPVEAWSRHFVMDSVQTAQCIVCSVVVCVLLIITGFLIFILSVYAFAPLMDKVQLRLIETNVTTTERDPIYDYDYS